A window of Cottoperca gobio chromosome 16, fCotGob3.1, whole genome shotgun sequence contains these coding sequences:
- the zp3d.2 gene encoding zona pellucida sperm-binding protein 3d.2: protein MVYLSLLFMLPLLSSTDGGTPPTVLNQPTQVSETPTLPSWYLHLPVFLNSNLPLVKKELFYPSRGTGLEPLPEPVREILLPVRAETPPPRVSGVSVRTLCKRNKMLVQVQRSLLGTGELDSLLKLGTCQTSNATNNFLYFEYDLGMCGTKRTIINNQVTYSNKLQYDPPRRHGPIRRTVPFTLPVACYYNRYQYAYKIGYTPKMQLHKIFTPLTNRLKFMLTPRNAQWESLSPSDQYVLGKPMYFEAEAPSMSQDQRLYVHLCYVTPEKSHTATPQFPVVKNFGCMVESKESHSRFISYKNNAVRFSVDAFLFTGMTGQQLYMHCSMSVSSSVPTPRAKSCNYDTQEGRWSELYGPDSVCTCCDSNCNSAAASVTKIISSMPWRIEVKPTTAQKNQVSTTKTTTEAEEAEEAEEAEEAAVSKRRTIFEEIFVFVK from the exons ATGGTTTACCTGTCACTGTTGTTCATGCTGCCGTTGTTGTCCTCCACTGATGGAGGAACACCACCGACGGTTTTGAATCAACCGACCCAGGTGAGCGAAACGCCGACTCTGCCGTCGTGGTACCTCCATCTCCCCGTGTTTTTGAACTCCAATCTGCCGCTGGTGAAGAAGGAGCTGTTTTACCCATCCAGGGGCACCGGACTGGAGCCTTTACCCGAGCCCGTCCGGGAGATTCTGCTCCCGGTTCGGGCTGAAACCCCACCGCCCAGAGTTTCGGGTGTTTCCGTGAGGACTTTGTGCAAGCGCAACAAGATGCTCGTGCAGGTGCAGAGGAGCCTTTTGGGCACCGGTGAACTGGACTCTCTGCTCAAACTGGGAACATGTCAAACCAGTAATGCCACGAAtaatttcctttattttgaaTATGACCTTGGCATGTGTGGAACCAAACGCACG ATAATTAATAACCAGGTGACCTATTCAAACAAACTACAATATGATCCACCAAGGCGCCACGGACCAATCAGGCGGACTGTTCCCTTCACCCTGCCTGTTGCATGTTATTATAACAG GTACCAATACGCCTACAAAATTGGCTACACACCAAAGATGCAGCTGCACAAAATCTTCACACCACTGACGAACAGACTAAAATTCATGCTGACTCCACGAAATG CTCAGTGGGAAAGTCTTTCTCCTTCAGATCAGTACGTGCTCGGTAAACCCATGTACTTTGAGGCGGAGGCTCCGTCCATGTCCCAAGACCAAAGACTGTACGTTCACTTGTGTTATGTAACCCCTGAGAAGTCCCACACCGCCACGCCTCAGTTTCCAGTCGTGAAAAACTTTGG CTGTATGGTTGAAAGCAAGGAAAGTCACTCCAGATTCATCTCCTACAAAAACAATGCTGTGAGATTCTCTGTGGATGCCTTCTTGTTCACAGGAATGACAGGCCAG CAGCTCTACATGCACTGCTCCATGTCTGTAAGCAGTTCTGTCCCCACACCTAGAGCGAAGTCCTGCAACTACGACACACAGGAAGGAAG ATGGTCTGAGCTGTATGGACCAGACTCTGTGTGCACCTGCTGCGACTCCAACTGTAACTCTGCTGCAGCCTCAG TCACAAAAATAATTAGCAGCATGCCGTGGAGAATAGAAGTGAAACCCACTACAGCCCAGAAGAATCAGGTCTCCACCACAAAAACTACAACGGAG gctgaggaggctgaggaggctgaggaggctGAGGAAGCTGCAGTCTCAAAACGTCGCACAATTTTTGAAgagatctttgtttttgtcaaataa
- the LOC115020919 gene encoding sperm acrosome membrane-associated protein 4-like — translation MSKLVCSLLLLCLLPAVVPLFCYTCVFPAISPLDCIRFPLKCPPGQVCLSSRAVGEKGDFRVVLYEKSCIVPSLCGVTGEKHTMGLNFTFTNDCCNTHLCNGAATPATAYWTGTLLTLLISYSVW, via the exons ATGTCGAAGCTGGTttgctctctgcttctcctctgctTACTTCCAGCTGTGG TTCCCTTGTTCTGTTACACCTGTGTGTTCCCCGCCATCTCACCTCTGGACTGCATCAGATTCCCTCTCAAGTGTCCACCCGGGCAGGTCTGCCTGTCCAGCAGAGCTGTGGGCGAGAAAG GAGACTTCCGTGTCGTGTTGTATGAGAAGAGCTGCATCGTGCCCTCCCTGTGTGGAGTCACGGGGGAGAAACACACCATGGGACTCAACTTCACCTTCACCAATGACTGCTGCAATACACACCTGTGCAACGGAGCTGCGACACCTGCTACCGCCTACTGGACTGGCACATTACTCACACTTCTTATTTCATACTCAGTTTggtga